The nucleotide window gagtcagataacagaaatctaaaataaaagagaaaaacaaactgaacaatgtgaacatgttgggtttaatttacagaatactgtatattcatgtgaAGAGTGAGACAGCTGTCTGTGTGCGCTGATATCTGAGGGAGAAATGTCTCAATgttcatttacatatttaatgtaaaaaaaaaagctgttattTATTCCTACATCTctttcgctctctttctctctcacacacactcacacatatacagtatacacacacacacacacacacacacacacacacacttacactcacacttacttatgtatacatgtatttaatttaaaattttatccaAATAAAATTCCTGAGAATCACttgtctgtatttattttctaagctgtttttaaagaaaacagtaCTCTATGAAactaattaatatttgtgtgtgcgtgtgtgtgtacatttcagaAACTCTTCTCTGCTCTGTGGCTCTGGTGGTAAAAAGATCTgaactgctgcagctgtggagagaaaaatggaaatgaagacaaaaagcatcatcaggttgtaaaagatggaaacagtttaaagtgatacagtcagtttatttattttgaatcaGTATTTTAGTTCAAACTGTCTGCAGGAAGCTCAGCAGGAGCATTGCTAAGAAATAAGACTTCACAGAGCGAGTAAAGACGTCCATCATTGTGTTTCTCCAGCAGGAACAGCTCCTCTTACCAGGTGGAGGGATTTTGTTGAATTCCTCCTCACAGAATTTCTGGAGTCTCTTCTTCAGATCTGAGAGAGAATTCCTCACTTTATCAAATGAGAGATGTTGATGAACACTGATGCTGGATGTCTGAAATGATGGTCTGATTAATTTAGGAGACTGACGTCCAGAAGCTAAAGCCTACAGAAAGcagattaaatgtaaaacagtgtgtgtaaacAAAGTGTTTCTGCagttacattaatataaaaaaaaggttttatagtTCAGTGTTGCATTTGTCAGTTTCAGTGCTTTAGCAGAATTCATGATTGTGTAAAGTATTTACATCCATCAGTGTTCTGTCACTGTATTACCCATCATGCATTACATAAATCCCTCATATAATTATTGTGAATCCTCCACATGAGTCAGCAGTTTCACTGTTATAGTCAtagatatagaaaaataatttggATTGTAACTGACACCAGAACAGAACATGATCGTGCCgtgcaaaaactttttttaaatagtcgcTCTGATTAACATAAGAGTGTGTTGGAGGTGGAGCTGATCATTTGATTTAGAAGGAGATCCAGACTGAATGAAGGACAATGAACTTTTAGTAAGAGGTgttttagagagtgtgtgaggaacatgtgtgtgtagatcagacAGTGAGTGTTACCTGAAGGAACTGgatgtgatcgtgtgtgtgtgaaagctgctccagctcagtgagtctcctctgaagatcagcaatctcctgctccagttgctccaggagtcgttcagctcgactcagttcagtcttctcctgagctctgatcagctccgTCACCTCCGAGCGCTTTTTCTCCATGGAGCTGATCAGTTCAGTAAAGATCCTCTCACTGTCTTTCACTGCTCTCTTTGCACTCCGCTTTTAGGATAGACACACACCACAGGATTTAAAGTTCATCTATCATTCCCTCTCTTACTGCGACTCTAAATGACTCCatgttgtccatgttgtgtgtgtttctaggagcagctctgtctctgctcactgctcacctttatagtgttcacagcctgtttcagctcctgcaccttcttctgcGTCTCCTGGATTCTCTCCTGGGATTTTATCCGCTCCTCCTTTAACTCTATCtgaagataaaataaaacagtttaaagttaTTGGTTAAATATTGATGAGCTAATTACAGAGCTGTGATTCTGATGTATGGTTCAGTGTTTACAAACCTGGTCCTGGAGGTTCCCCTGCTTTGTACGTACATATCCAGGATATGGATAATGgagttcaatcaaatgcaaattaaCATTAGCATATCAATTAATGTTAGCCACCTTAGCATTTCAACTGAAACTGAGTTAGCTGACTTGTGGTAACTGAGGGAAGTAGTCTTGCTCAAACCAACTGCCAGGCTCCAATTGTTCTGCTCATTTGCCCATTTATGTATGGGGTTAGGTGTAATCACCTCCATTCCATAATGATGACATCCAGAGCGCCCACAGTTGAGCTTTAAAACCATATTCAGAAAATCTatggatgatgtcacagaaggTTTCTCCTGTTCTTATTCAGTCTATGACTGGTATAGTTTGTGATCCAGACTGAACTCTTATCTGTCtgagacatttatttttaaaagttgtttctttctcttattctctttctctctccctttctttctctctctctcctatttTTACTGGCTGTGTGTTTTATCTCAATGATTATATTTCCTAATCTGGTAGAGCTGTTAGCTAAAGGTGGTGGCTTATGTTCCAGTATAGTTTTAATTTAGcacaattcagttttatttgtgtaaCACTTTTAAAGGAGACATGTACTCCATGCCACTGAACTGTCAAATGTTTGCTAATAAAGGCAATAAAAATCATTGGGTTATTGtaatacattaaacattttgcagTGAAGACTGGGGTTTGACTGTTAATGTCCTGTAGATTTCATGGGATAGGGTTATATAATTAACTAGCAGTGAAGTGAAGCAGTCTGTGTGCTCTGGGTCATGTTAGCTATCAGATAGGAGGTTAGCTATCTAACTGTAGATGAACTCTGCTGGATACCATGGGTTCTGGAATTTGGGGATTTGTGCATTATTGTGTTATATGGAGTGGTGTCTAAAATGACTGACAAAAAGAGTCTGAAGTCCAGATCAaagtaatctctctctctctctcttaaatgTCACACCCTGTTACTTAGACAAATATGAGCATGAAATGATTATGACTAACACTGGAAAAGCCTTTAACACACTTATAATAAGCTTGAGTTGAAATTGTGTAACATactaaagaaattaattttggTTAAGAAATAAAACTAGCAAGAATTTAGTCTATAAAGTTTTCTCATTCTCACCTGTTTCTCAGCTGTTTCTGCTGCGGCTGTGACGGTGTCGTGTCCTTTGTGATTATCCATCGTACACAAATAACAGATGCAGGTTTGATCAGTACGGCAGTAGATCTCAATCAGCTTGTTATGTTCAGAGCAGATCTTCTCTTGGAGTTTTGCTGAAGCTTCAgttaatatgtgttttgttaaAGCAGGAACTTCTAGATGAGGTTTCACATGAATTTCACAGTAAGAAGCCAGACACGTCAGACAGGACTTGACGGCTTTGTGTTTTCTCCCGGTGCAgaaatcacactccacatctccaggtTTAGCGTAACAGTGAGCAGGAGAAGCAGCTTGGATTTCAGTCTTGTGCAGTTTCTCCACCACTGCAGCCAGTATGTTGTTTCTGCGTAGAACAGGCCTTGGAGTAAAAGTGTCTCTGCACTGAGGACAGCTGTAGACACCCTTCTGATCCTCCTGATCCCAGCAGtcattaatacacaccttacagaaactgtgaccacaggGGAGAGTCACCGGATCCTTCAGGagatccagacacactggacagatgAACTGATCCACTGAAAGCTGATCTACTGAAATACTGGCCTCTGCCATTTTCCTGAACTCTTactctgagagagagaggcacttttgagttttgttttttagaataATGTCCtcgtattgtgtgtgtatgtgtgagagtgagaaacagagaaagtgagtgagagagagagagagagagacatgcaaACAAAGGGAGGTTATGAATACTCCTCTGTTAACTCTTTCATCTTCCTATATCCTGCTGATAAATCAAGCATAGGCCAACATGATGTATGTGCTAGTTAATACTGATTAGTGCTGGTCTGGTACTGGTTTAGCTAGTGAACCAGCATAACAGATGGAAGACCAGCATATTTATGCTGATGAAACCTTACCACCAGCATTGGTCTTGCTGTGTAGTAATGGTCTGACTTCGCTTTTGCCACAGGCAAGAATGCTCTTTGCAATCCCTTAGCTATGCTTATGGGCAGCGGCACtcacttaaatatttctttaagtTTCCTCTGGACTCTTTAAAAGTGTGGTCTTTCCTTATCAACCCTCTTTTGTGTAGAgcgcatgcttttttttttgcgcacCCCGGCTTCCACTTTCATACCCTTTTGCAAACTCTTTTCTATGCTCATATGCAGAGGCACTTGCTTAAATAGGCTTGTAGGCTCATTTTTTAATTCTTCTATAGGGCTGTCTTTTCCTGTTGTCTCTCCTTCGTGTGGAGTGCACGTCATCTTGTTGCGTGCCTGACTTCCGCTTCCATCTCAGGTATGGACACTTTTTGCGAATTACTAGTTATGCTTACTGGAAATGGTTCTCATTTAAACTGGGTTGTAGTTTTTCTCTGGATTCCTCATTATTGAGGAAGAGCGCATGCCTTTTTGCTGCGCGCCTAACTTGCGGTTTCATTTCAGGTATGAACATTATACGCGATCCCCTCTGTGACTATGGCCCAGGGTACTTATTGTTATTTGTTATAGTTTCCACTTAGACTTTTGGGCACCCTTTTTGGCAACATTGC belongs to Clarias gariepinus isolate MV-2021 ecotype Netherlands chromosome 2, CGAR_prim_01v2, whole genome shotgun sequence and includes:
- the LOC128506403 gene encoding E3 ubiquitin/ISG15 ligase TRIM25-like; the encoded protein is MAEASISVDQLSVDQFICPVCLDLLKDPVTLPCGHSFCKVCINDCWDQEDQKGVYSCPQCRDTFTPRPVLRRNNILAAVVEKLHKTEIQAASPAHCYAKPGDVECDFCTGRKHKAVKSCLTCLASYCEIHVKPHLEVPALTKHILTEASAKLQEKICSEHNKLIEIYCRTDQTCICYLCTMDNHKGHDTVTAAAETAEKQIELKEERIKSQERIQETQKKVQELKQAVNTIKRSAKRAVKDSERIFTELISSMEKKRSEVTELIRAQEKTELSRAERLLEQLEQEIADLQRRLTELEQLSHTHDHIQFLQALASGRQSPKLIRPSFQTSSISVHQHLSFDKVRNSLSDLKKRLQKFCEEEFNKIPPPAAAVQIFLPPEPQSREEFLKYFCYLTLDPNTTHRKLILSEKNRAVRYSEREQQYSDHPERFYSCPQVLCKESVCGRSYWEVEWSGPVSISVSYKNISRKGHAIVSGFGLNNQSWSLWCSPSSLSFWHNNIRTGLRAPSSSRIGVYVDHSAETLSLYSVSDTMKLLHRVHTTFTQPLYAGFGFFSLIGSTVRLCDPE